The genomic region TCCGGATCAAATCCTGAATAGAGAGCCTGTCTTTGGCACTTCCCGGCGCATTATAGGGTGCGTGGGGGTCAAAGTAGTTGAGGAAAAGAAAAAATGGATATCCACGGTTCGAATCGAGATAGTCAATGACATCATCGGTAAGATCATCCGCACGTCGCTCAAAATGCCAGGGATCCCGATAGAAAGAAAATCCCCTTGCCAGGCCCAGTCTTCCTTTTGTAAGCTCCCCTCCGGAAAAGCCGGCGGTACAATATCCCAGTCGGCTGAAAGTTTCTGCCAGGGTCGCGTGGCGGGGTGACAGATAGGGAATATGAACACCGGCCCCGTGCCGTGAAGGTAAGAGACCCGTAAAGAGAGAAGCATGAGAGGGAAGTGTCCAGGGGGACGGAGCTCTTGCCGTGAGGAAGACGTGGGATGTGGAGGCGAGATCATCAAGATTTGGGGTGACGGAAGGATTTCGGCCGTAGGCTCCCAGGGCATCGGCCCGGGTGGTGTCCAGGGTGATGAGAAGAATGTTGGGTACCGGCTGCCGCTTCTGGAAGGTAAGACACGGTGAAAGCCACATGGCCGCGTCTCCGGGCTTCTGATCCAGGGAAAGTGTGATCTCCGTGACTGGAAAAGGGTCCTTGAACTCTGCTTCCAGATCGCGTAGATTTCCGGTTTCAGACAGTTGGATCGAGATTTTCCGTTCCGTTCCGCCGGTTCCACGAAGGATCAGGCTGCCCGATACCGGGTTGCCGCGGAGTTTCAGAAGGCGGGATGTGAGAGAGCTGGCATCGATCGGTTGAGGAAGGGCTATTGTAAGGGCACGTGACCCTTCCACAAGAACGGCAGGAACGTGGTCTCTTTTAAGGGGAAAGGTTCCAGTTGTAAAAAATTCCTCCATTGCAAAAATTCCCTCTCGATCCTTTAAATCCACTGGAGAACGGTAGACAAGATCGATTCCATCCATCCGGATGGATACGGATGCAACCGGTATTTCGGAAGGTGATTGGATAGATAATCGCATCAGACCGGGCCGTGTCATGGGTACATCCACAACGCCATCAGTACCTTCGATGGAAGAATTCATCCATACAAAGGAAAGGCCCGTACCTTCAGAAGATTCCACTTCTACATGACAGGATCCATTCCACTCGTCCGGTATGTAAAACCAGATCCCCGCCTCGCCCGAGATGC from Thermoanaerobaculia bacterium harbors:
- a CDS encoding sulfatase yields the protein MAGKQYFLTLIGILLTACGGSPLIDNLRVRDLTYDVPTNIHVSGSPFAILDRRWFKEKKDEELRISGEAGIWFYIPDEWNGSCHVEVESSEGTGLSFVWMNSSIEGTDGVVDVPMTRPGLMRLSIQSPSEIPVASVSIRMDGIDLVYRSPVDLKDREGIFAMEEFFTTGTFPLKRDHVPAVLVEGSRALTIALPQPIDASSLTSRLLKLRGNPVSGSLILRGTGGTERKISIQLSETGNLRDLEAEFKDPFPVTEITLSLDQKPGDAAMWLSPCLTFQKRQPVPNILLITLDTTRADALGAYGRNPSVTPNLDDLASTSHVFLTARAPSPWTLPSHASLFTGLLPSRHGAGVHIPYLSPRHATLAETFSRLGYCTAGFSGGELTKGRLGLARGFSFYRDPWHFERRADDLTDDVIDYLDSNRGYPFFLFLNYFDPHAPYNAPGSAKDRLSIQDLIRNRTSDDPLWQLAQGYPETWDRWMEGAYLDREGHGELIESLYLAEVYFMDQAFGRLIGYLKSNGLYDSTLIIAVGDHGEFLGEHGLLTHTTRLYEPVLRIPMIFHLPGQSQGERSDRSVALQDIYPTLLTLSGEPVSENLDGRDLLNLSPSAGYFLGEEHECLPLHPLISWMKTSNHLYAFIQRDVKVILNMDALPEVYDLATDPGETHNLCSERREWVDRVTSMVQAYRDSISSPGADMAYPLSQDETKALKSLGYLQ